The Pseudopipra pipra isolate bDixPip1 chromosome Z, bDixPip1.hap1, whole genome shotgun sequence nucleotide sequence gttcagcagcctcagcaggcAGCTCAACTTTTGGAAAAAACAGTCAGGAGGTGTAAGTATGAGGTTGCATATAAGCACCGGATGCCCTTAAACATCTTTATACAACTTTTTGTGGTTCTTCATTGCATATAATTAGTAAGATGGTTTTATTTGAGCCAATGATATGCATTGTTATGCAATTCATGCACTGTCTGAATATGCATCCACCTTCACCCCTCCTTTTATGCATAACCTGAATGCGGAACAGGATAAATTTTGCAGCAGCAAGGTGCTGATTTCGCAGAATGCAAATGAAGTGGcattttttaatgcatcttCATATAGAGGTGAACTGAAAGACTTAACACTTGCCAGCGTCTCAGACCTCCTTGATCATTACATCCATTAAAATCTAGAACAGAAAAgtttaaaagctgcattttcctctgttcttttATTCAAATTTGTTGGTGATGGCCTCAGCTGTTGATGAAGTGTAGACATTTGCAAATTGAACATTTGCAAATGTAACATAAAAAAAGAACCAGTGCTCAAATATCTTGGTTTTCAAATGCATTACTTTCTTTAAGTCCATTCACATCTTAAGTAATTTTAACACTAAGTGGGTTTTCCTTACACCAATAACCTTGTTACAAAACCTGCTGTAAGGTCTAGATGACTTCtagatgtcccttccaaccttttttttttttgtgatccTGTTATCCTCTACATATCATTGTGTCTCCCTTGTGATACtgaagtataaaaaaaatacacatgcaGGGATAAGTTACCTCCCAAATGTAAGCAGAGTAATGTTTCTTCCCATCACCAGACTTATTTCTTCTCTACATGTATTTCTTCTAACATAGGGTGTGAAAGTGAACAGGATGAACATGAATAGCTTTACTTCTAAGAGTTGATCTATTTATAAATCCAGTGAAGTTTCTTCCATACATACAGTCACTTTGGGTTAGGACTTAATGAAGGAAAACTCTTTAGGGAAGAGCTTGTGGCTTTCATTTGCATGTGAAGTACATGTGTTTTCAGAATGTATGGCAATATGAACCGTAAAGAAATAGGGGCTTAATCTTTCAGGTGAGACATTGGTTGAATTTATGAACTGTTCTTGTTTGCCTTGTGAAAATTGTAAATAATCTCATCAGTGAAAAAACAGAGGATGGCATCTGGCCATTATGTGGCCAATATGTCATTGGTGTGGAAGGATGTGGCAGGTCTAGTGAGCAGCTCCTTGATCAGAGCTTTGTCATTAGGAGCCACAGTGCAGATACAAGGAGCACAGTGTAAGCTGACCTGTCAGGCGAAGCAAAGAGTTCCCCTTCTCATTTACCAAGGCGTGCGCTAATAAAACTGCACAAAGTGGAGACTTCCTTTTTCCACTCACATGCCAGAGGGGAGTCTTTTGTGAGGTGAGCATGAAAGCATTGAGCTGAGGctgctttattttatattttaaataaacacaattTTATTCACAAATGAGCATGCCAGTAACTTAGTTCCAGAATCAGACATCTCTGCTTGAGAGGCATCTAACTTGGCACCAACGATGGCAGGTGAAAGAGAATCTAGTAGGGTAAGCTGAATGTATTTTAATGTGATTCATCAAGAACTGTGGTTTTCCTGTTGAAATGAAGCATTCCAAAATAGGTGTAAAAAAATGGACAATTGAAAAGTGTTGCAAGAGTGAAATGTTTTGGTACGGAAGTACCAAACGGAAGTATGcgatatttaaaatatttttaaaatgcaggattctattttgccttctttttttttttttacagacagtcattttagaaaatgaagaactccctaaaatatttcttgattTTCTGAACGTTCGCCATGTACCTACTTTGCCAAAAGCAGAAAGCTGTGGGTAAGCTCttatttactgaaaaatacatGGAGGCCAAAAGGCCCATATCCACTCAGTGCTGATGCAATTCCATTGACTTAAAATGGTCTTGCTGCCAGCTCTTAACACTGTAAAATAAATGGGCATTAGGTTCATGTTAAGTATGTTTATATATCCGCAAAAGGTCGTAAAATAAATCCAGACAGTTCAAAGACAGAAGTGAAGTTTAATGTAATATTCTTGGAAAGCCAAGAAGTTTAGATgagaaaaatatgattttctCATAGATCTTGAAGTATCTACTGAAATGTAAGATTTTCATAAACACTCACTAAAATTGCATAGAAAACCTGTGCATGTGTTTTAGTCATAATATCTGCACAAAAAAGAAGTTCATTCTGCGATCATTTTATGATCTCTCTCTGAGTGTTCAAAAAGGAAGTCTTTCACCTTTCTGATGACATCTACCCCAATAACCCAACTGCCCTTCCCCTGGGAAGGGTTCTTAATCAAAGTGGCAGGAGGGAATCTTAGTATGACTAGTGCAATGACTATAGAAATACCCAAAACAGTGTAACTGGAAGCTCTGTTACCTCTGCAGCTGTGAGCTTTgtagggagaattttttttgctatatAAGCTGGCGTGGTTGATAGTCCAGAAGCATTACCAGAATGCCCAGAAAGCTACATGGCCCTCTTCCACTTTGCAGGAGGCTCTTTGGGTCTGCAGTGGCACGAAGGCTAATTGACTTGAAGATAATTTTGAGGCCCTCTTACACTTGGAGGTATTTGTGACCCAAGGCATTGTCTGGAGGGATTCAGAAGCTAACAGACTTGTAGTTGTCACTTGTAGTTAATGATATCAGCCAGTATCCTCCGTGAGACTGTACCCCAAACACTTCATAGACAGATAGATGGAAATGATTGTGAACCTGTTACTATCTTTTTCGAGTAGTGGTGGTTGTAAAATGATACAATCTCCCATATTCATCTCGTTAAACTGCATCATAAAGCCAATGGCCAGAAAAAGATCACTCCCTTTGGTGATTCTTAAagaatttgggttttttaattataaaattaattttgttggAACTAAAGTTTTCTCTCACTTTACTTGCAGCTCTTTTGATGAAACAGAATCTGAAGAATCAAGGTGAGCTTGATTCCTACTCTTTCTAGGACAACTACTTGAAATTATTGGAGTTTACTGTATTTGGTCCTTGCAGCTGATGAATTAGCAGTAGTTTAACATTAAAATTAGATGtggtttttaaatgaaacagcTAGTTTCATCAGCTCTGCTAGATCTGTCCATTTGTAGTGTGAATTGAGCATCCTTATGCTAGTTTTGAGAAATTCCTTATAAAACTAGTAGAATATTGCTAGCTCTGAAATATATCTGGGAATGTATTCTTCATAGCAAGAAGATTtagcagaagaaattaaaggTTTGGGTTGTCCCTGATGTGTTTGATAGAGCTTTGTATGTATCTGGTTGCACTGCTTGGCATGTGTAGGCAgagaggagggggctgggagagggtgGCTGTACCATGACCAGGGTGGGAGTCAGGCCTGTGAGGGGCTTACAAGGACTTTGTGAGTGAGGGGTACAGCTACTGCTTTAGAGGCTGCAAGAACATGGCGACATTTTGAGTCTGTTTGGTGTCCTGAAGAACCTGTAGACATGGAGCCTGGTTGCAGATGATCTTGTAGCCTGCATTACACCAagtgccagggagcagagcaggatcaGGTTTCAAAGCCAGCTGCAAGCCACCCCTCCAGGATCCAGCCCCTTTACCTCCAACTTCACGTTGAGGGTTTCACTGTGTGGCTGAGGAGCAGCAAGCTTTGCTTCGAGGAGACGGAGCCCGCCCTGttgggcagtgctggtgtgtGGAAATGCACCTTGTGGCTCCTGTGCAGCTCGACCACCTCACTTTATCAAAGCTAGTTTGTAGAATATTCTGTGTGGTGTCCCTTGATACTGACATCCCTGTTCTTGACCTTTCCAGCAAACTGTCCcaccagcctgtgctgctgttcctaAGGGATCCATATGTCTTGCCTAAAGCCAACGGTAATCAAACCTGTCATCTGTAAACAGAACTTTACTGATCTGACCCTGCACCACATAAACCACATTATTATTAATACAAGCCTAGTCAAATGACACTGGTCCAAAATCTAATAACCTGCCAATAAAACAATAGTTCTTGTGTAAGAAACCACTAAAACACTAAGTGGGATGGGTGATTTATAAAAGGCTGGAATTTTCTTCCCCAGTTGTTCTCTCTGACAAACCTACTGAGAATTCAAATCAAAAGATGAAGAacattgcttttcctttcttgttgttGACCCTTTGGGCTATTTTGCCTGAAGGATTTGAACTTAGAGGCCTAGTCCTTTGTAAGTGCTTTTTCCCTAAACACCAGTCGATCTTCTGCAACCATGTTTGTAATTCCATTTGGATTATTACTATTTCTTATCATTTATAACCTCTAGAGATCTTTCCGGGGGAAAAAATGTATACTTTAAGTATAATTGATGTGTTTCACAGGACATTTACATTAGCCTTCATCTCATAATACATGGTTCAAAAGAGTGTTTGAAATAGCTTGTTATAACCccttttcataaaaaaaaaaaagttctttgaATTATTAATTCAGAAAATTTACCCTCTCTTAAATTAAATGtgtgcagggaaaagaaaaagtaccATTTTCAGAGCATGTTCCTCCTGGGTTTGTCATTTTACTTGCTTGAACTGTTATTTCTActaaattttttattaaaattgtaATAGCTTTCATGAGAGAATTTTCTCCCTGAGCTGTACATTAGGATTCTTTTTTAATGTGgcattttgtttgattttacaAAATACTGTGTAGAAATCAATAGTCAGATTCTTGCACTGCCTTGAAAATCATTACATTTTTAAGAGTAAATTTATGAACGAACACTTTTTTGCTTGCAGTTTCTCAAAATGCGTAtcaatacctgaagggagggcGTAAAGAGGACAAAGCCAGTCTCTTTCAGTgctgcccagtgacaggactagAATAGCAGGAATATCAGGAAGCACTTTTTCACCAACACAGTTTGCCCAGAGTGGTGGTgaagtctccatccctggagatactCTGAAGCTGCCTGGACAGTCCTTTGTGACCCAGTCCACATTAGAAGACACATTACAGGATTGTTTAGTTTTTACTTTGACTTAGCATTAGTCTCCTTACATGTACTGAATGTCCATTTGAGGCTGGAGTGCAAATCACAAACTCAACGAATCAAAACACAGTAAGGGGAGAGGGTCCCTTCACAAGGCCACTTCTGACACAAGTGACAACAGTGATGAAGAAGCACCCAAAGAGTTACCTCTGTTTAAAATTTGTTACTCATATGAATGAGACACATGGCATGTATTAACCTTACTATTTAATGCTCCTCCTAATTGCATACTTGATTCCTTGAGAACATGGTATAAATTATGAAAATCATTTAATTCCGAACCATTCTGAACAGATAAAATGGATTTCATATACAGTTATCCTGAAAAATTGTGATGGTACTTAATATTTGCAGCGCACATGTAACATTTTGCTGTAAGATTTCTGTTCAGGATTTTGCAGTTCTGTGTTGATATTTATCTTCCATAACATGTACTACTAAAGGAAGGCTTTGTGAAATCATTAGGAACCTAATTTTGTAATTCATTTTGTAACTATTCTTTTAAGTAGTGTTTTTCTTGGATTAAGATAGAAGCTTCTTCTAATGTGTAAGATGTTTAATTATAAAGTTGGCCTCCTTAATGACATCTGAAACAATGGACATTTCAGACTTTTGCCAAGGTATTTTCTGGCCTTGaatcaaaatatttagaattttaTATGGCAGGTGAATATTCTTGTGTTTGAAAACCCTAAAACATCAAATTCATTTGCAAGCTATTTTTAACTTAATGAATTCAAACACAAATTAGAAAGTAAGTTgtggtttaaaaaagaaagaagaaaaccaaatttTAACTCTAGAGGCTCTACTCGTTGACTCAAGTCTAGTTAGAAAGAAACACAGATTTTACACAACTACCATTgcctttaattctttttctttgtttttagtttgcagcacagagaaaatataaatgaGCTTTCTAAAATTTTCCCTCTCAGATCAGTTCTTACTTTGATAGATTCTGATTCCCTTGTAAAAACAGCCAAGGTTGTTCAACCTATGACCAAAAGTAAGTGTCCATTAACAAATAACTATTTGTTGtatgttttctttgaagaagGTGAACCATTGTTTCAATCAGAAGTCTTTCCTGGATACAGGAATGCCTGTGTTAACATATTTCCATAAAATAGGAAATAGTGTgagttttaaacaaaataaatagctCTTTCTGGAACATAATACTCCAAGGATATTTTTACCCTCTCATTGCACTGTTACTTGTCTTTATAAAATATAGTCTTGCCATTATTCTGATGACCAAGCTTTAAGCACTGTTGAGTTGCAAAACAACTTTCCAAAAATAAGATTCACGCTTACAAACCTCATTGACTTTCAGATTCCCTTTTTCATGATGTATCTAACAGTCTGGGTGCACATCGCTTTTTGTGTAAGggtgtggggagaaaaaagaaagtaatattcttaaaaaaaataaaggaaaaacctAATATTCTGCAAATTGAAGACGATACCTcagaagctaaaaaaaaatggaatctGAGATTTACTGTCACTTGTTTGAAAATTGTTATGATGATTCTTTAAGCCATGCAAATATCACAGATCTGTAAGATTGTGCTTTgatgtatttatacatttaaCTTGAATTGATATgcttaaaattgatttttttaagcagcAAAGGATCACAGTAACTCTAATGTTGCAGAGttgtataattttttaaatcaatctTTATTTTCCTATATATACTGTACGTTATAAAAGAACCAATAAAAACTGACTTCTGGAACTGCAGCCTTTAGTTTAGAAGGAAAGCATCTGATTGCCTTTACAAGTGTATTTTTAATACCATTCATGACAAGTGCATAGGGTTATTCTTCCAGGGTAATTTGAGACAGCTGAACTTGCACGATTTGAGGAAACATTATTGGATTCAAAATATTAACAAGTCATTTGTAATTATGACTTACTGTGAGAAATTGGGGAGAATTATGCGTGTTTTGTTTACAGTGGAGATTACAGTTTGTTAAAACATCCTAAAATATCTGTTTATAACATCTTTAATATTCTAGAATCACCTCATTAATACCAAtgaaaaaacatatttaagctaataaggatttttttaataaagtccAAATCTACTTTTTGCTCCGTATTTTTAcccccaaaattatttttgtgaaagAATTAGTGGCAAAACCTAATTCCCATCCACATTAGGTGATCTGATATGTCTAGTATCTAATGATTCTTATAAAAGTTTGACCTCCCCTTTGTGAATATCCTGTCAGCTGATAGTTGAAGATTTGGTTAGTGTGGAAAattctgtatcagaaatagtctATTCTTAAAGGCAAACCCATTTCCTAGTGCACTAGCAATTTTAAGGTTGTAAGATGTGATCAGAAATTCTTACTATTAATGCTTGGTCATTTAAGTAATCCCTTCATTAAAAACTCAGGTACATTTCAAAAATCTTTTCACTTCAATGATGTACATCCTGCCATTCCTCTGCTTGGATCTTTTACCGTGTTTTATCAGGTAATTCTTTCATGTCAAATTGAACGTGAAAATTAACTGCCAGTTTTCTCTGCATCTGTGATAACAAAAtagtggggatttttttccttcaaatattaTAGGATGACTTTTTGTAACATGTGACATTTTATGTTGGACAACCTGAAAATTTCCTGCCTCAAATAATCATTTCTGTCTTCTCAGTCTAAACATTGCTGTAAACCACAATcaaaaaaacagttttgaagTATCCCCAGTAGCAATCTTGAAATTTCTTCAAGTATATTGAGATTTTGTTAGAAATTGAATTGCCAGTGTAATCCATCTTCCTTGTGAGAAGAGATTCAGATAAAGAGCTGGAGCCTAGCAGCATTAAGTATTAGAACATCCCTTTAAATCAATAAGCTACAAATCTGGCAGCGCATTCATGCAATGCCCAGTGCTACCCTAAAGTGGCTTTAGTGCTGAAACAGCATTACTAATAGCACATCCCAACATGGATAAACATTAACCTAAAGTGTAGGAGGCCTTGCCTAGTTAAGTTCcacaaaaacatttatattGTACTGACATGGATAAGAAAgtaagtttctttcttttttctttttcttttttttttcagatgactTCCCAAACGTAGTTATAGATGGCATTCTACATGGAATATTTTATCCTCATTTATTGCCTAGGTAGAAGTGATGTGTGGGGAGAAGAAGCTGAAGCAAGTCTCTGAGTCACATTTAATAGAATTAACAGGAATAAAATTCTGTGATGTGAAAATTATGCTCAGAAGCAAGAGGCACAACCTCAGATTAATTTCAAGCATTgtatctttttaaataaaatcactgtCATTAcagttgctgcttttaaaaaaatagatatgGAAACAACAGTATTGAAGTTATTTATACCTTATATATATTGACATGCTCTAACTATTTAACACTAAATGTTCTAAGTCATACACTGAATTGGGCTAACCTTTGGAAACTTTTACTAattatttctataatttttaTCAAAGCAAACACTAAACCTTTTTGCACCAGAATTTTTCCAAACGCATTACCCATGGCTGGCACTGAATGGATTAAAAGCACTGAAGAGAGTGTGTGAGGAATTGGAAAACATGCTTTCACATTCTGAAACACATGGCACTCTCTGAGGAAATTTTCTAGATTTCagttgaaattattttacttaCCAGGAACTTTCATGTGGCATTTATGTATCTCCCTCCAGTTACAACATCTAACCTGTGTGTATGTTTACTCTCAACATCAACTTGCAGATTGTATTCCATATCTTAACATTTTATAAGTCACAGAGCATACAACTCTGTGGTAAAGTAAAGCAAGAATATGATTAAGATTATGATCAAACTAAAACTGATACATATGTTCAGATTTAACTGGAAATTTGTATGTGTGCTACTGGacattacaaaataaattactaGGACATGAATGTACTGCTTTGGTatcttttttgtgcttttctcttGAAGCAAAACATTTCTCTGAGCTGCTGTCACCAGAAATGGGTCTCACAGATGTCTCCATGTGAAGCATGAGAAAATACCTCTGTGTGTGCTCATTTAAAGCTCTTAGCACCACACCATCTGACCATGCTAGGCTTACAAAAGTGTTATATCGTGGTGAAAAGAATTCAGTGTAATTGAACAGCCAGTTAGCCACTGGGCTCATCAGTGGAAGGAGTGTTGCACAAAAGCAGCAAGGGCGAACCTAAGCACAAACAGGAGCCTGACATGAGGGTTGCCTCCTCTGACTACTAAATGTGTTTGGAAGCCACCTGGGGAGAGTGAAAGGCTGGCACTTGGACAAAAGGTAGGCCTGTGACTACAGCACTTGTTCAGGTAGCAGAACTCTATGCTGTCTGCAGGATCAACCTCCAGGAAAGGGAGTTGAAAGGAAATTTGGGCAAGGGAGTCTGAGGCATTCTTGCTCATACTTCCTAACCCTGCTTcccagtgctgcttttcagagaaTTTTACTTTAAACAGTTAGTAGAAAGAAAAACTTGCATGGGTAAAAGGGACGTCTTGATTGCCTAGCACTAGGCAAATTTAGGAGCCCTTGCCAAGTTCTCCTCTAGCTCTGTTTGAAGAGGACAGTAATCCTTTCACAGGTCTCTGAAAAGAAGTGTCAGTATTTACCCTCAGGAGAGGCCCCAGAGTGGTGGATGATGAACCAGGAGCATCCCTGTAACTGCAAAGTACATGTCAGGAAGACATGGGATAAATCCCTGCCAACAGTTTCCCATTTCCTTGCAGATGGAATGTCAGTAGGTACAAGCTCTGTTCTGTAGCTCCTACTCTGCACCACTAAAAGTCTGGATATCTCACATGGACTCCAGGACATGCTTCAGGAAACTAGTCACAACAAAGAGGGTGGTCCGCTGTCTTCTGCACAGGGGGACGAGTCCTTCATGAAATTTGGCATTGGCTCTTCTGTGTCAAGTTCTAAAACACTGTcaactcaaaagaaaaacatccccATCTCTTGTCTTGTAGAGTATTATGTAACTTGTTAAAGAACTTAATTGACATAGGTGTCTCAAAGTGTTACCTTACACTGACCTTGTTTAAAAGCTACCAGTTAAGTTGTCAACTTAAAAGTTACTTACAAAGCATGACAAAAATAATGAACCTAAAGTTGCATCTCTGACCTAcagcaaaacttaaaaaaaaaaaaaggcacttgaGCTTTCTAATGAGTAACATCAGC carries:
- the SNX24 gene encoding sorting nexin-24 isoform X1 — protein: MEVFIPSFRYEESELERGYTVFKIEVLMSGRKHFVEKRYSEFHALHKKLKKFIRTPEIPSKHVRNWVPKVLEQRRQGLELYLQTVILENEELPKIFLDFLNVRHVPTLPKAESCGSFDETESEESSKLSHQPVLLFLRDPYVLPKANDDFPNVVIDGILHGIFYPHLLPR
- the SNX24 gene encoding sorting nexin-24 isoform X2, which produces MSGRKHFVEKRYSEFHALHKKLKKFIRTPEIPSKHVRNWVPKVLEQRRQGLELYLQTVILENEELPKIFLDFLNVRHVPTLPKAESCGSFDETESEESSKLSHQPVLLFLRDPYVLPKANDDFPNVVIDGILHGIFYPHLLPR